The following are encoded in a window of Castanea sativa cultivar Marrone di Chiusa Pesio chromosome 9, ASM4071231v1 genomic DNA:
- the LOC142610774 gene encoding uncharacterized protein LOC142610774 isoform X1 has translation MDADLQSLPPDNADAKAAFRKPSTDATNRKYRRHSPVSGSSSPDEIPKQDQGSSPNMSRDDPVRVSEYRPRRRDDEREFYRDSSRSHYGRSNDSYRHSDRQSSRGSHGYSRHDDYVHDKHTDEEDRNYKRLSSRSGRESRGGAHSELTGKESEHSRSRDYSRHVDRYSRDDYDGHRSKDKDREVSSIEYQKSKDSSSDRAGSGRRHVPSEELERDRYTRDRGGRDEKRDYRRGDRLSYEETRGHRNGTSSGGDGGKHRLKDAYKSDPMELDGQKLSKEDKKKYNDRETNRDKDEYIREPGELVDDKFDSVSDNHESPAKKSKPYGLDKDTDYRKDVKPVSKFSSVAEDAKVTPGQGQANDSDAASDLNAAKVAAMKAAELVNRNLVGVGVGSSMTADQKKKLLWGSKKTTPAEESGHRWDTALFSDRERQEKFNKLMSLRMPWCLWPLVGCERRGEGGAETRRPRRKRSPPSREAERTSAGFREAIYCWTPTKGWPYCGIRSLSIYYGFFCTHTVLCNILLYSCGRVMLLVILNLWHVCADMLYCWDISDISKRLVSYDTFTTLMHVRFILRLILSPAGCLNLQARKFGLGAL, from the exons AAATTCCTAAGCAGGACCAGGGCTCTAGCCCAAACATGTCAAGGGACGACCCTGTAAGAGTCTCTGAATATCGACCAAGAAGGAGGGATGATGAAAGGGAATTCTATAGGGATTCTAGCAGAAGTCATTACGGTAGAAGTAATGATTCTTATAGGCACTCTGATCGACAGTCATCCAGGGGCTCCCATGGTTACTCTAGGCACGATGATTACGTACATGACAAGCATACAGATGAAGAAGATAGAAACTATAAGAGGTTATCCTCCCGTTCTGGTCGAGAGTCAAGGGGTGGTGCTCATTCTGAGCTTACAGGAAAAGAAAGTGAGCACAGTAGGTCAAGAGATTATTCGAGACATGTGGACAGATATTCCCGAGATGATTATGATGGGCATAGAAGCAAGGATAAAGATAGAGAAGTCTCATCAATAGAATACCAGAAATCTAAGGATTCATCATCTGATAGAGCTGGATCTGGTAGGAGACACGTGCCTTCTGAAGAGTTGGAGAGGGATAGATATACAAGGGACAGAGGTGGTCGAGATGAGAAGCGGGATTATCGTAGAGGTGACCGACTTTCCTATGAAGAGACCCGTGGGCACCGAAATGGCACAAGTTCTGGAGGAGACGGTGGTAAGCATCGCCTGAAAGATGCTTATAAGAGTGACCCAATGGAGCTGGATGGTCAAAAACTTTCCAAAGAGgacaagaaaaaatataatgaccGAGAAACTAACAGGGATAAGGACGAGTACATTAGAGAACCGGGGGAGCTTGTTGATGATAAATTTGATTCTGTGAGTGATAATCATGAATCTCCAGCCAAAAAGTCAAAACCGTATGGTTTGGACAAGGACACTGACTATAGGAAAGATG TTAAACCAGTTTCAAAGTTCTCATCTGTAGCTGAGGATGCCAAAGTGACTCCAGGACAAGGCCAGGCTAATGATTCTGATGCTGCTAGTGATCTAAATGCTGCAAAAGTTGCTGCAATGAAAGCTGCTGAATTAG TTAACAGGAATCTtgttggagttggagttggaagTTCCATGACTGCAGACCAAAAGAAGAAGCTTCTGTGGGGGAGCAAAAAGACCACACCTGCAGAAGAG TCTGGTCACCGTTGGGATACAGCATTGTTTTCTGATCGTGAACGACAAGAAAAATTCAACAAACTCATG AGTCTGAGGATGCCTTGGTGCCTATGGCCACTTGTAGGGTGTGAAAGGCGAGGTGAAGGTGGAGCAGAAACCCGACGACCAAGAAGGAAACGAAGTCCTCCGAGCCGAGAAGCAGAAAGAACTTCAGCTGGATTTAGAGAAGCAATATACTGCTGGACTCCGACGAAGGGATGGCCGTACTGTGGGATTAGGTCTTTAAGCATTTACTATGGATTCTTCTGCACTCATACAGTGCTTTGCAATATTTTGTTATACTCTTGTGGAAGAGTAATGCTTCTTGTGATTTTAAACTTGTGGCATGTTTGTGCGGATATGCTTTATTGTTGGGATATTTCAGATATTAGCAAAAGGTTAGTGTCATATGACACTTTTACAACCTTGATGCATGTGAGATTCATTCTCCGCCTCATTCTCAGCCCTGCAGGCTGTTTAAACCTTCAAGCTCGAAAGTTTGGTTTGGGGGCTCTATAA
- the LOC142610774 gene encoding uncharacterized protein LOC142610774 isoform X2, translating into MDADLQSLPPDNADAKAAFRKPSTDATNRKYRRHSPVSGSSSPDEIPKQDQGSSPNMSRDDPVRVSEYRPRRRDDEREFYRDSSRSHYGRSNDSYRHSDRQSSRGSHGYSRHDDYVHDKHTDEEDRNYKRLSSRSGRESRGGAHSELTGKESEHSRSRDYSRHVDRYSRDDYDGHRSKDKDREVSSIEYQKSKDSSSDRAGSGRRHVPSEELERDRYTRDRGGRDEKRDYRRGDRLSYEETRGHRNGTSSGGDGGKHRLKDAYKSDPMELDGQKLSKEDKKKYNDRETNRDKDEYIREPGELVDDKFDSVSDNHESPAKKSKPYGLDKDTDYRKDVKPVSKFSSVAEDAKVTPGQGQANDSDAASDLNAAKVAAMKAAELVNRNLVGVGVGSSMTADQKKKLLWGSKKTTPAEESGHRWDTALFSDRERQEKFNKLMGVKGEVKVEQKPDDQEGNEVLRAEKQKELQLDLEKQYTAGLRRRDGRTVGLGL; encoded by the exons AAATTCCTAAGCAGGACCAGGGCTCTAGCCCAAACATGTCAAGGGACGACCCTGTAAGAGTCTCTGAATATCGACCAAGAAGGAGGGATGATGAAAGGGAATTCTATAGGGATTCTAGCAGAAGTCATTACGGTAGAAGTAATGATTCTTATAGGCACTCTGATCGACAGTCATCCAGGGGCTCCCATGGTTACTCTAGGCACGATGATTACGTACATGACAAGCATACAGATGAAGAAGATAGAAACTATAAGAGGTTATCCTCCCGTTCTGGTCGAGAGTCAAGGGGTGGTGCTCATTCTGAGCTTACAGGAAAAGAAAGTGAGCACAGTAGGTCAAGAGATTATTCGAGACATGTGGACAGATATTCCCGAGATGATTATGATGGGCATAGAAGCAAGGATAAAGATAGAGAAGTCTCATCAATAGAATACCAGAAATCTAAGGATTCATCATCTGATAGAGCTGGATCTGGTAGGAGACACGTGCCTTCTGAAGAGTTGGAGAGGGATAGATATACAAGGGACAGAGGTGGTCGAGATGAGAAGCGGGATTATCGTAGAGGTGACCGACTTTCCTATGAAGAGACCCGTGGGCACCGAAATGGCACAAGTTCTGGAGGAGACGGTGGTAAGCATCGCCTGAAAGATGCTTATAAGAGTGACCCAATGGAGCTGGATGGTCAAAAACTTTCCAAAGAGgacaagaaaaaatataatgaccGAGAAACTAACAGGGATAAGGACGAGTACATTAGAGAACCGGGGGAGCTTGTTGATGATAAATTTGATTCTGTGAGTGATAATCATGAATCTCCAGCCAAAAAGTCAAAACCGTATGGTTTGGACAAGGACACTGACTATAGGAAAGATG TTAAACCAGTTTCAAAGTTCTCATCTGTAGCTGAGGATGCCAAAGTGACTCCAGGACAAGGCCAGGCTAATGATTCTGATGCTGCTAGTGATCTAAATGCTGCAAAAGTTGCTGCAATGAAAGCTGCTGAATTAG TTAACAGGAATCTtgttggagttggagttggaagTTCCATGACTGCAGACCAAAAGAAGAAGCTTCTGTGGGGGAGCAAAAAGACCACACCTGCAGAAGAG TCTGGTCACCGTTGGGATACAGCATTGTTTTCTGATCGTGAACGACAAGAAAAATTCAACAAACTCATG GGTGTGAAAGGCGAGGTGAAGGTGGAGCAGAAACCCGACGACCAAGAAGGAAACGAAGTCCTCCGAGCCGAGAAGCAGAAAGAACTTCAGCTGGATTTAGAGAAGCAATATACTGCTGGACTCCGACGAAGGGATGGCCGTACTGTGGGATTAGGTCTTTAA